One genomic window of Apus apus isolate bApuApu2 chromosome 9, bApuApu2.pri.cur, whole genome shotgun sequence includes the following:
- the JAGN1 gene encoding protein jagunal homolog 1 encodes MASRGGPRAAGTDGSDFQHRERVASHYQMSVTLKSEIKKLIYTHVGIWLLLLAQMCVGHFKLLPHDQVAMPYQWEYPYLLSILPSLLGLLSFPRNNISYLVLSMISTGLFSVAPLIYGAMEMFPMAQQLYRHGKAYRFIFGFSAVSIMYLVVVVAAQVHGWQLYYSKKLLDSWFTSTQEKKKK; translated from the exons ATGGCCTCCCGCGGGGGTCCCCGTGCTGCCGGCACTGATGGCAGTGACTTCCAGCACCGGGAGCGCGTGGCCTCACACTACCAGATGAG CGTGACCCTCAAGTCAGAGATCAAGAAGCTGATCTACACACACGTGGGcatctggctgctgctgctggcccagaTGTGCGTGGGGCACTTCAAGCTGCTGCCCCACGACCAAGTGGCCATGCCCTACCAGTGGGAGTACCCCTACCTGCTCAGcatcctcccctccctcctgggcctcctctccttcccccgCAACAATATCAGCTACCTGGTGCTCTCCATGATCagcactggtctcttctcagtGGCTCCCCTCATCTACGGGGCCATGGAGATGTTCCCCATGGCACAGCAGCTCTACCGGCACGGCAAAGCTTACCGCTTCATTTTTGGCTTCTCGGCTGTCTCCATCATGTacctggtggtggtggtggctgccCAGGTGCACGGCTGGCAGCTCTACTACAGCAAGAAGCTGCTGGACTCCTGGTTCACCAGCACgcaggagaagaagaagaaatga
- the RPUSD3 gene encoding mitochondrial mRNA pseudouridine synthase RPUSD3 isoform X2, with protein sequence MAGGGTAGRLLARGARAAGWGRPLGPEETLGLLEGSVVHREGALLALSKPPGLPILGRSGELSLTALLPMLRRCLDLPAELHVVKAPARECSGLVLLSGCQRTTEQLQQFFTDARRRGRYPATYHAVTVGVPAEAEGEIRTGLRWQQQGETTVVVPVPAPGRRSLARKEVKSTLTRYRVLGAAGGCALLQLQPKTAFPEQLPVHLTLLLCPALGDHKHSSRVGRVLGVPFLLPPEAAPTRTQVLDEELLSLLGLSPQRLHRLPLHLHLQQLELPQGPLCAPPPPFFLRTLQRLGLPGHQEPHFSLPPH encoded by the exons ATGGCGGGCGGGGGCACGGCGGGGCGGCTGCTGGCGCGCGGGGCGCGCGCTGCGGG GTGGGGGCGGCCGCTGGGCCCCGAGGAGacgctggggctgctggagggctCCGTGGTGCACCGGGAAG gagCCCTGCTGGCGCTGAGCAAGCCCCCCGGCCTGCCCATCCTCG GGCGCTCCGGGGAGCTGAGTCTGACAGCGCTGCTGCCGATGCTGAGGCGGTGCCTGGACCTCCCCGCCGAGCTCCACGTGGTGAAGGCTCCCGCCAG GGAGTGCTCCGGCCTCGTCCTCCTCTCTGGTTGCCAACGCACaactgagcagctccagcagttcTTCACCGACGCCCGACGGAGGGGCCGGTACCCTGCCACATACCA CGCTGTCACCGTGGGGGTCCCGGCAGAGGCCGAAGGCGAGATCCGCACTGGGCTgcgctggcagcagcagggtgaaACCACTGTG gtggtgCCGGTGCCTGCCCCAGGACGCCGCAGTCTGGCAAGGAAGGAGGTAAAGAGCACCTTGACACGCTACCGGGTGCTGGGTGCGGCGGGGGGCTGcgccctgctccagctccagcccaagACAG ccttcccagAACAGCTCCCAGTGCACctgacactgctgctgtgcccGGCCCTGGGTGACCATAAGCACTCGTCCCGagtgggcagggtgctgggggtgcccttcctcctgccccccgAGGCTGCCCCGACCCGCACACAG GTGCTGGACgaggagctgctgagcctgCTGGGGCTCTCCCCACAGCGGCTCCATCGTCTCCCGCTCCAcctccacctccagcagctggagctgccccagggcccGCTCTGTGCCCCCCCGCCACCCTTCTTCCTCCGCACCCTGCAGCGCCTGGGGCTGCCAGGCCACCAGGAGCCCCACTTCTCTCTGCCACCCCATTAA
- the RPUSD3 gene encoding mitochondrial mRNA pseudouridine synthase RPUSD3 isoform X1, with translation MRSGWLEGGGDPLPEDGESHPPPCAPHPREPRRRWGRPLGPEETLGLLEGSVVHREGALLALSKPPGLPILGRSGELSLTALLPMLRRCLDLPAELHVVKAPARECSGLVLLSGCQRTTEQLQQFFTDARRRGRYPATYHAVTVGVPAEAEGEIRTGLRWQQQGETTVVVPVPAPGRRSLARKEVKSTLTRYRVLGAAGGCALLQLQPKTAFPEQLPVHLTLLLCPALGDHKHSSRVGRVLGVPFLLPPEAAPTRTQVLDEELLSLLGLSPQRLHRLPLHLHLQQLELPQGPLCAPPPPFFLRTLQRLGLPGHQEPHFSLPPH, from the exons ATGCGGAGTGGGTggctggagggggggggcgATCCACTGCCAGAGGATGGGGAGTCCCACCCGCCCCCTTGTGCCCCCCACCCACGCGAGCCCCGCCGCAGGTGGGGGCGGCCGCTGGGCCCCGAGGAGacgctggggctgctggagggctCCGTGGTGCACCGGGAAG gagCCCTGCTGGCGCTGAGCAAGCCCCCCGGCCTGCCCATCCTCG GGCGCTCCGGGGAGCTGAGTCTGACAGCGCTGCTGCCGATGCTGAGGCGGTGCCTGGACCTCCCCGCCGAGCTCCACGTGGTGAAGGCTCCCGCCAG GGAGTGCTCCGGCCTCGTCCTCCTCTCTGGTTGCCAACGCACaactgagcagctccagcagttcTTCACCGACGCCCGACGGAGGGGCCGGTACCCTGCCACATACCA CGCTGTCACCGTGGGGGTCCCGGCAGAGGCCGAAGGCGAGATCCGCACTGGGCTgcgctggcagcagcagggtgaaACCACTGTG gtggtgCCGGTGCCTGCCCCAGGACGCCGCAGTCTGGCAAGGAAGGAGGTAAAGAGCACCTTGACACGCTACCGGGTGCTGGGTGCGGCGGGGGGCTGcgccctgctccagctccagcccaagACAG ccttcccagAACAGCTCCCAGTGCACctgacactgctgctgtgcccGGCCCTGGGTGACCATAAGCACTCGTCCCGagtgggcagggtgctgggggtgcccttcctcctgccccccgAGGCTGCCCCGACCCGCACACAG GTGCTGGACgaggagctgctgagcctgCTGGGGCTCTCCCCACAGCGGCTCCATCGTCTCCCGCTCCAcctccacctccagcagctggagctgccccagggcccGCTCTGTGCCCCCCCGCCACCCTTCTTCCTCCGCACCCTGCAGCGCCTGGGGCTGCCAGGCCACCAGGAGCCCCACTTCTCTCTGCCACCCCATTAA
- the TTLL3 gene encoding tubulin monoglycylase TTLL3: MRFFRAVDTVSGPPSLVRQRQAGRQAPSPLSCLPYGAVDVGSAGSAGAVLAGEVPTTRCRGCHQPWPDPEHLKRARLHVKRAIKEKKIFVVQGPYPIIRSLLWARGWVEKKLPRASRRPEQHPGTQKKQLQEEKDDEESDGDDSEQGEAVPFLGTSEPLCPPWPPDEEEEEVEEEQCDEEPDGIHELMSQLVQDQVPYFIWTNHCRAVDYKQLQQDQVVNHYAGVSAFTTKEGLCLNLRNLPWYNQADPDTFFPRCYRLGSADERQAFIEDFRLTAARSLLKVALERAEDAPAGMEQPPKCDEGPAGQRPPLAPHLVEEALQLCRQHLGTLRHQDIDRNTPSPRTAGTDWDRFLQDCYCVLREGAVPVLSGAQREQSQALLQHMAGQLPQLDMEGHHNIWILKPAAQSCGRGIICTAQLEEVLRLAGNFKSPSAWVVQKYVERPLLIFGTKFDIRQWFLVTNWTPLTVWFYRESYLRFCSRPFSLRHLDAARHLCNVSIQRHFHSARGRHPQLPPDQIWSCWQFQAYLAQVGQAGAWQQVMEPGMKAAVVGVLCSAQDLVGPRKGSFELYGADFVFGEDCQPWLLEINASPTMAPSSAVTRSLCARVQRDTLRVVIDHRDDPSCPTGAFELIYKEAAVPQPRFSGLKLMVKGSSLRKPQRAQQRSHCQPCPSLPSFSQRPGPRSSWGKANPVPALGASRRKLAPLRPKSRCCSPSTAPRAPPQPPGCPAESGGLPQLSCLPGQPQAALPWLIVRPLARLSVQPPQGAPASSPRGPAGQAPSCQGAVPTRHLDPMARPKAAKPPAGRKPVVAPGRKQKSHDTKGNQGVDSILPIPARAIRWHPVPLQPSWAPSLGWGTQPLPPGGCKTCL; encoded by the exons ATGAGGTTCTTCAGGGCGGTGGACACTGTGTCAGGGCCCCCCAGCTTGGtcaggcagaggcaggcaggtAGGCAGGCACCTTCCCCTCTTTCCTGCTTACCCTATGGGGCTGTGGATGTGGGGTCAGCAGGGTCAGCTGGGGCTGTCCTTGCAGGGGAGGTTCCCACCACCCGCTGCCGTGGCTGCCATCAGCCCTGGCCTGACCCTGAGCACCTCAAGAGGGCCAGGCTGCACGTGAAGAGGGCCATCAAG GAGAAGAAGATCTTTGTGGTGCAGGGTCCCTACCCCATCATCCGCAGCCTGCTGTGGGCCCGGGGCTGGGTGGAGAAGAAGCTCCCCAGGGCAAGCAGGAGGCCAGAGCAGCATCCTGGCACCcagaagaagcagctgcaggaggagaaggatgaCGAAGAAAGTGATGGTGATGATTCTGAGCAGGGGGAGGCAGTGCCTTTCCTGGGGACCTCAGAGCCCCTGTGCCCCCCATGGCCACctgatgaggaggaggaggaggtggaggaagagCAGTGTGATGAAGAGCCTGATGGCATCCACGAGCTCATG TCCCAGTTGGTGCAGGACCAGGTACCGTACTTTATCTGGACCAACCACTGCAGGGCTGTCGACtacaagcagctgcagcaggaccaggTGGTGAACCACTACGCTGGGGTCAGCGCCTTCACCACCAAG GAGGGGCTGTGCCTCAACCTGCGGAACCTGCCCTGGTACAACCAAGCTGACCCCGACACCTTCTTCCCCCGGTGCTACCGGCTGGGATCTGCGGATGAGCGACAAGCCTTCATTG AGGACTTTCGCCTGACGGCAGCTCGCAGCCTGCTCAAAGTGGCCCTGGAGAGGGCTGAGGATGCAccagcagggatggagcagccccCAAAATGTGATGAGGGGCCAG CAGGGCAGCGTCCCCCCTTAGCCCCCCACCTGGTGGAGGAGgctctgcagctttgcaggcagCACCTGGGCACCCTGAGGCACCAGGACATTGACAGGAACACCCCGTCCCCCCGCACGGCAGGCACCGACTGGGACCGCTTCCTGCAGGATTGCTACTGCGTGCTGCG tgaggggGCCGTGCCAGTGCTCAGTGGGGCACAGCgggagcagagccaggccctgctgcagcacatggcagggcagctgccccagcttgACATGGAGGGACACCACAACATCTGGATCCTCAAGCCTGCCGCCCAATCGTGTGGCAGAG GTATCATCTGCACAGCGCAGCTGGAGGAGGTGCTGAGGCTGGCAGGGAACTTCAAGTCACCCTCAGCATGGGTGGTGCAGAAATACGTGGAGCGGCCGCTGCTCATCTTCGGCACCAAGTTCGACATCCGACAGTGGTTCCTGGTGACCAACTGGACCCCGCTGACCGTCTGGTTTTACCGGGAGAGCTACCTGCGCTTCTGCTCCCGACCCTTCTCCCTGCGCCACCTGGACGC cGCCCGGCACCTCTGCAACGTCTCCATCCAGAGGCACTTCCACTCGGCTCGGGGCCGgcacccccagctgccccctGACCAGATCTGGTCCTGCTGGCAGTTCCAGGCGTACCTGGCACAGGTGGGACAGGCGGGTGCCTGGCAGCAGGTGATGGAGCCTGGCATGAAGGCGGCAGTGGTGGGGGTCCTGTGCAGTGCCCAGGACCTGGTGGGGCCCCGCAAGGGCAGTTTTGAGCTCTACGGGGCCGACTTTGTCTTCGGGGAGGactgccagccctggctgctggagatCAACGCAAGCCCCACCATGGCCCCCTCCTCGGCAGTGACCAGAAGCCTCTGTGCCAGAGTCCAACGGGACACACTGCGCGTGGTCATTGACCACAGAGATGACCCTTCCTGTCCCACTGGTGCCTTTGAGCTCATCTACAAGGAG gctgctgtgccccagcccCGGTTCTCAGGACTGAAGCTGATGGTGAAAGGCTCCTCCCTGAGAAAGCCCCAGCGGGCACAGCAACGTTCCCACTGCCAAccctgcccctccctgcccagcttctCCCAGCGCCCTGGGCCCCGCAGCTCCTGGGGCAAAGCCAACCCTGTCCCCGCGCTGGGAGCATCGCGCAGGAAGCTGGCTCCTCTGCGGCCAAAGAGCcgctgctgctcccccagcactgccccccGGGCACCACCGCAACCTCCCGGGTGCCCTGCTGAAAGTGGGGGGCTGCCgcagctcagctgcctgcctgggcagccccaggcagctctgccctggcttATTGTCCGTCCTCTGGCCAGGCTGTCTGTCCAGCCACCCCAGGGAGCACCAGCCAGCAGTCCCCGGGGACCTGCCGGACAAGCCCCGTCCTGCCAGGGAGCTGTGCCCACCCGGCACCTGGATCCCATGGCCCGGCCCAAGGCGGCCAAGCCCCCTGCAGGGCGAAAGCCTGTGGTGGCTCCTGGGAGGAAGCAGAAGAGCCATGACACTAAAGGAAACCAAGGAGTGGACAGCATCCTGCCTATCCCAGCTAGAGCAATACGGTGGCACccagttcccctgcagcccagttGGGCCCCATCTCTGGGCTGGGGCACCCAGCCCCTCCCCCCCGGGGGCTGCAAAACATGTCTGTGA
- the ARPC4 gene encoding actin-related protein 2/3 complex subunit 4 produces the protein MTATLRPYLNAVRATLQAALCLENFSSQVVERHNKPEVEVRSSKELLLQPVIISRNEKEKVLIEGSINSVRVSIAVKQADEIEKILCHKFMRFMMMRAENFFILRRKPVEGYDISFLITNFHTEQMYKHKLVDFVIHFMEEIDKEISEMKLSVNARARIVAEEFLKNF, from the exons ATG ACCGCCACGCTGCGCCCGTACCTGAACGCGGTGCGCGCCACGCTGCAGGCCGCGCTGTGCCTGGAGAACTTCTCCTCGCAGGTGGTGGAGCGGCACAACAAGCCCGAGGTGGAAGTCAG gagcagcaaagagctgctgttGCAGCCGGTGATCATCAGCAGGAACGAGAAGGAGAAGGTCCTTATCGAGGGCTCCATCAACTCCGTGCGCGTCAGCATCGCGGTGAAGCAG GCCGACGAGATCGAGAAGATCTTGTGCCACAAATTCATGCGCTTCATGATGATGAGGGCCGAGAACTTCTTCATCCTGCGCAGGAAGCCCGTGGAG GGCTATGACATCAGCTTCTTGATCACAAACTTCCACACGGAGCAGATGTACAAGCACAAGCTGGTGGACTTTGTCATCCATTTTATGGAGGAGATTGACAAAGAGATCAGTGAGATGAAGCTCTCTGTCAATGCCAGGGCCCGCATCGTGGCAGAGGAGTTCCTCAAGAAT TTTTAG
- the TADA3 gene encoding transcriptional adapter 3 produces MSELKDCPLQFHDFKSVDHVKVCPRYTAVLARSEDDGIGIEELDTLQLELETLLSSASRRLRVLEAETQILTDWQDKKGDRRFLKLSKDHDVGTPVKPVKPKKQKLDGKGGHGTGPGPGRPKSKNLQPKIQEYEFQDDPIEVPRIPKNDAPNRFWASVEPYCADLTNEEVRVLEELLKPPEDEAEHYKIPPLGKHYSQRWAQEDLLEEQKDGARAAAAADKKKGVLGPLTELDTKDVDALLKKSEAQHEQPEDGCPFGPLTQRLLQALVEENIISPVEDSPIPEIAGKDSGADGAGTSPRSQNKPFSVPHTKSLEGRIKEELVAQGLLESEDRPAEDSEDEVLAELRKRQAELKALSAHNRAKKHELLRLAKEELHRQELRQRVRMADNEVMEAFRKIMAARQKKRTPTKKEKDQAWKTLKERESILKLLDG; encoded by the exons ATGAGCGAGCTGAAGGACTGCCCGCTGCAGTTCCACGACTTCAAGTCGGTGGACCACGTGAAGGTGTGCCCCCGGTACACGGCGGTGCTCGCCCGCTCGGAGGACGACGGCATCGGCATCGAGGAGCTGGACAcgctgcagctggagctggagacgCTCCTCTCCTCCGCCAGCCGCCGCCTCCGCGTCCTGGAGGCCGAGACCCAG ATCCTGACGGACTGGCAGGATAAGAAGGGCGACCGGCGGTTCCTGAAGCTGAGCAAGGACCACGATGTGGGCACCCCTGTCAAGCCCGTGAAGCCGAAGAAGCAGAAGCTGGACGGTAAAGGGGGCCATGGGACCGGACCTGGCCCTGGCCGGCCCAAATCCAAGAACCTGCAGCCCAAGATCCAGGAATATGAGTTCCAGGATGATCCCATTGAAGTGCCCCGCATTCCCAAAAATGATGCTCCAAACAG GTTCTGGGCATCGGTGGAGCCGTACTGTGCCGATCTCACCAATGAGGAGGTCAGagtcctggaggagctgctcaAACCACCAGAGGATGAGGCTGAGCATTACAAG ATCCCACCCCTGGGGAAGCATTACTCTCAGCGCTGGGCCCAGGAGGacctgctggaggagcagaaggatggagcccgggcagcagcagctgctgacaaGAAGAAAGGTGTCCTGGGGCCACTGACCGAGCTGGACACCAAAG ACGTGGATGCCCTGCTGAAGAAGTCAGAGGCCCAGCATGAGCAGCCAGAGGATGGGTGTCCCTTTGGGCCCCTGACCCAGCGTCTCCTCCAGGCCCTCGTGGAG GAAAACATCATCTCCCCTGTGGAGGACTCTCCCATCCCTGAGATCGCCGGCAAGGACTCAGGAGCTGACGGTGCTGGCACGTCTCCCCGCAGTCAGAACAAGCCCTTCAG TGTCCCTCACACCAAGTCGCTGGAGGGGCGGATcaaggaggagctggtggcCCAGGGCTTGCTGGAGTCAGAGGACCGGCCGGCCGAGGACTCGGAGGACGAAGTGCTGGCCGAGCTGCGCAAGAGGCAGGCCGAGCTGAAGGCCCTCAGCGCCCACAACCGCGCCAAGAAGCACGAGCTGCTGCG GCTGGCCAAGGAGGAGCTGCACCGGCAGGAGCTGCGGCAGCGCGTCCGCATGGCTGACAACGAGGTGATGGAGGCCTTCCGCAAGATCATGGCTGCCAGGCAGAAGAAGCGCACGCCCACCAAGAAGGAGAAGGACCAGGCCTGGAAGACCCTGAAGGAGCGTGAGAGCATCCTCAAACTGCTGGATGGGTAG